atatatcttctaatttggatgatgtcaatactactaccaaaactgacaactgcatccaagaaataaagaactggatggtgtctaattttcttcttctaaattctgataaaactgaggtgttacttcttggatccaagactgcaagaagcaattggtcgaatcttcttattacactagatggcttttcagtaacacctgaatctcctgctaaaagtttaggtgtctctagtgatttggatctttcatttttcacacacatgtcACTATGTCAATGTCACTAATGCTGCCTTTGCAACttcatgtaatattgccaagctgagacatgtacgttcggtatcagatgcagagaaactggtccacaatctcatcaagattggactactgtaactctcttttaactggatgctctaaacagtccctgaagaaagtccaacttgctgcatttgaatccaagagccagagtcctaactaggccttgagaagtccatcacattagtcctactctctcagcgttgcactggctcctggttaaatatcaaactgatttttaaattcttctgttggcctataaagcattaaatagtcctccacaatatccgagttaactcactgcataccataatccatctcacctgctgctctctcaaagCGCAGAAATGCGCTCAGCTCCGAAAACTACAAGATTACAGCCGAAGGCAGAGTAATGTCTCagtaccctcatgcctgtggtcacctccaggcccctccctttagttatgctgctagggataagcctgctggagccacatgctaaatcactggcacgtctactatatatatggaagtttaatttgattttacatatttaacctgcattctgtatcttgactacatgtttctacaaagacaattccataaaggagctagaagatgctctgggttgccagtggatgtgctgatgccgtggatgcatgtgccaatacggccagcatcctacctgaggcccagcatccatattggagagactgtgactgctcagatagacacaggactataaatatgaacttaaagttgctgagccaatggagcatggcttcccttttgggtcttggtcctcccaaggtttcttcctaatccacctagggagtttgtctctgccacactcgcccccgtcttgctcattagggatctggacccatgcgctcgtgaagctgctttgtgacaccatgttttgtaaaaagcgctttataaataaaactgactagaCTTGACGGACCTGGCAGAGAGGCTGAGCAGAACCTCCTGCAGCGGACCTCTGCGGGCTGGGGTGAGCCGTCCTTAGTGCCGCTTGTCTCGCTCTCAGACAGCTGGTCTCTTTCTCTAAGAACTGTCTTGCTCTCTGCAGAGAAACACCTTCACACGAGATATACTCCtgcaagctagagagagagagagagagagagaggagattacaaacgagtatataaacatatgataaatacatacaattggacagcctccctccccacccacacacacacacccccacatactcgtctatgctgctgtggttgttgtgggaggtgggcacaggggagagaggaggttccatttcctccactccgagggagccctccttctctctgctcttctccttgccctcctcctgtttcttcctctccaggttatcgtctccatgctctctctgctccacctcgctgacagacacaaaccacaccaacacagatctgtacatgtacacactctgtgtaccgtgtatttgtgtcaccagagaccagtactgactcggtcaaagctagtgtgtctgtgtgtgtgtgtgtgtgtgtgtgtgtgtgtgtgcccacacatgcgtatgcgtgtgtatattaTCTAAACCTCCAGCGCATCGACAGAAGTTGGTATACGTATACATTACCCAAGTCTTCAGGATGTGTATtatagcatgtttgtgtgtatatgggggtgtgggtgtgtgtgtgtgtgtgtgtatatgggtgggtgtgtgtgtgtgtatatgggtgtgtgtgtgtgtgtgtgtgttacctgagccttctgtggagttcatcacatctatcctgtagaagcactgtattgctcagtagcttctctctctcctccatcatccttctgctctcctccctctccctcctccttccctctctctctttttccagctcctccctttctctcttcctctcatctcttagtctgtccagctccgcacgcagactgtcccgttctctgaggacacgtgagagagcctgggacacacacacacacacacacacacacacacacacacacacacacacacacacacacacacacacacacaacctagtataacagttcacaatgacacacacacacacacacacacacacacacacacacacacacacacacacacacacacacacacacacacacacacacacctgggggacacacaacctagcataacagttcacaatgacaaacacacacacacacacacacctggtcatacactctcagatacacacacacaaacacctggccacacactctcagatacacatgcgcacacacacacacacacacacacacacacacacacacacacacacacacacacacacacacacacacacgcacctctatccccttctcaacatcatcttcttcctcactcagctgttgtctcctcttcttcaaatctgcagcctacagaccaacagtacgaacacacagatcattttatcaggcagctcagtgactggactgaagatacacacacatgcacgcacacacgcacacgcacactccacacatgacctattcatttttttccttcaaaacaggtcattgactcagttaacttctcagcacaaagaatttggagtagcacacacacacctacacacactcaaataaagcaggtaaagtacctgagcatggagtagcacacacacgcccacacacacacactcacactcaaataaagcaggtaaagtacctgagtttggagtagcacacccacatacacacacacacacacacacccacacactcaaataaaacaggtaaagtacctgagcatggagtagcacacacacgcccacacacacacactcacactcaaataaagcaggtaaagtgtaGCAATGATGCATTTATAGGTTACATGGTATTATACTCCCCTTGTGGTTAGGTGGGGGATATAGTTTACAGGGGACTTGAATAAAGTGGAGCTTCATGCGTGCATCCAAATATGACTCTCCGTGTCTATCATTTAGTTAGAAGTAACTAACACTAcataaagtacctgagtttggagtagcacacccacatacacacacacacacacacacacacacacacacacacacacacactcaaataacgcaggtaaagtacctgagtttggagtagcagttcctgacttttgagctctttggatttcatgtccagttgctccatcatcttctgcacttctaactcctaaacacacacacaagaaaaacaaacaaatacaaacaactctcaccgtctttatacacataaacacccgacTGGGTCCGGCAGAAGAGGCGTTTTTGCGTGTGCGtatcgtgtgggtgtgggatcttactttctgcatgtgtgttttgtgggtgtgttggagctgagagtcgagctgtagtctgagctgatccagctgggatgtgtgtgaatcctgcatcctctccttctcctccagatgagccctcaacaagcgctccctctccacgctctcctgcacacacaccgtgtgatgAACACACGTTGGCTCGGCCTCTCAGGtgatcactgagctgtgagtaaatgaattctccctactgcacctcctccaggtgcttgtgtctgagggtgaggagctgctcctggtgctcctgcgacagctgctccagcttcctgctgtgctccctctgcacctcctccctcacctcctgcaacagaccagacagctgaccacactcacacacacacacacactcctcctctctctttgtcttttcttcCTCCACGTCCAGCTCAGTCTCCTCTGCCACGCTGCTCCTGCTCGCTGTCCCCCGAACCGTCTCCGGCctcagccagcagagggcgctattgTTCTTCAGTGGCTCTTGCAGTCCATCAGAGGGTttggagagtgaggaagaggatggaggggaggaaggctccaacatcatcctgtaacacccaacagtgtaatgttaccaatcatgacacacacactactcacaaagTTATAGACATGTTTGGCTTTCAggtgaaatttatggaaaacGTTCACACCTCAGTGATATTGTACAGTATCTTGAAAGTAGAAACATGCAATTgtgatttcctcacttaaaacaaTTTATCGAAACAAAGTCAAATTCTCCGAGTCAATTTGCTGAACTTGTGAGCATTTGTGCATTCTGACTTAGAAGTCACACAATCTGACTGCACAACAGAAGTAGATTTAAgattaaatatgaaaatgttcatGGACGATGTCCAaattttgaactgaattgaagttatcaaaagctgtgtgtgtctatgcatgtgtgtgcgtgtgttgaccACATTCTGGTATCAACAGCATTAATGAGACCAACCTCTCTGCCACTTGTGGtctcatcttctcatcttcctctctctctccatctttctcatcCTGAGACTAACAGACGAAtggataaatggatggatggatggacggaaaggaagaagacaaaaagaaacactgaaagaaagaaacactcTGGCGCATGACTTCAAATAAAACCCTAACCTCAAATAAACTTTGAGGTCCCCTCACTTATACCACTGCTATAGTGTttgtagagaaagacagacagacagacagagagagggagggagggagggagagacatataggaagagaggcagtgtgagtgttaaTGAGTACCTGCAAGGGTGGGTCAGGGCTGTGGTCTCTTAACGGAGCGAGATCTTGGCGTTCTGGTTCggatctctcctccacaggagcactgccactgacttcactgtcctgctcatacacagacaaacacaaacacaccaacacatgcaaacacatatgcatgaacatgcatgtacagacattcacaagatcattgtgtgtgtgtgtgtgtgtgtgtatgtgtgtgtgtgtgtgtgtgtgtgtgtttgtgaaaggtagagcaaggtgctacagtaacaccaagatcacgtgagcacacacagtgatgttagtggcgctgtataaatgtgtgtgaaaagctgggaacataatgtgtgagtgagggagagtgaagaacatcgtggccacctcatactgcagtccccctttcaggatgtccaggtccaagtgtatgttctgcaacaggtctgatgaccctagcagactctacgtacacacaaacacacaccgcaacacggatacagaaaatcattcctcatactttactgcactgtaaagactacaaaggtgacagtgagctaaaaatcagagcattatattctagcaggtgttttcacctcatggacagacgccgccttctgctcttcatcctcctcttcatccacctccagatctgaattaaatatgggcggagccagactctccagctgtcgtcctcttagcgaatgcaaatttgctccggatacatcctaagatacacaccatcatacgctctacacctctgccatgaactcagacctccatcacttcaaagtcaatttggtaaaagctaaactttgcagaggagtgacgtgttcttttacttccagtgacgtatgtagggtttgttcttacaccaccttataaaagtatacaatgaggtttcattcccctactagaggatatagactgtacatgttcacccctactagaggatatagactgtacatgttcacccctactagaggatatagaccgtacatgttcacccctactagaggatatagaccgtacatgttcacccctactagaggatatagactgtacatgttcacccctactagaggatatagacagtacatttacccctagtgaggactttaaaggatgaaggtctgtggagttgcccagggaacctcgcagtcctggaactgaaaggtcacacatccctctcagtggagccagaggagccagcagctgagagacagtgatagagtgagtgagtgtgtgagtgagtgtgtgtgtgtgagagagagagagagagagagagagagagagagagagaaagagagagagagagagagagagagagagagctttaacagaatggcacacacaatttagctttctttctcctttctgctcaactttaggcgactgctgtcctaaatcttttgatatacttcgatgagaaaataattgttcaattcatttcagtgttattagaaacacagcagtcaagaatgtgtagaattgaagagaaagtgtgacaaatataactgctgtgtaacaaaatacattttagggtacacagatccaaactcactcttggggccttcagtccctctggttccttcttttttttctcctccttcttcttcttcttcttcttcttctccttgttctttgtggttcctgtggaggcggagcctgagatggcagaggcagtccggccgtggtgagcacgctcccgctcctgggccactagttggcggtagtgctcatcacaggggtggtcccaggtggactggcccgtggagaagttgaagtagtaaacttctccagtcacatcctgactggagtaggaaagggagacaagctcatcacatagataaacacacacataaaaacacctgacatgtagacaagcctaggttctccagcacaggactgtccacaaaggtgtcaacaggacaacatctgaaacactgagtggtgctctgggtctcattgctcagattaatagtgccagaaggccaagtctacaagcaaatctgctgcatagagtgatgaaatattcattttatactttgcaattgttagtttcggggacaactaacattaaatatctcCTGGATCTTGTGTGTTTTATCTATGAAGGTACTGacaccactgtcacacctgacaataaggtcatactttcccccaaaccatttgaatacagaatccaaaaatgatttcatatgttaaaatgtgtctgatctttcatgtcacatcaaactccccaacttcaaaaaaatcatcttctgcctgttatattttctcttgcccaatcttatttcccagtcaaattattcagtcttctccagacttgcagttccatggtctttaaaaaaaagttgggcTGTCTAATTTGCTCATCTAATCACCTAGGTCACAAGGTGCATCCTACCTCTATAAATGGTACTTAAAATTATAACTGAGTTACAGGGGACAAAGGGCCTTGGTACGTCAGGTAATCGAGAACCTGAATGAACGAGCCAGCATGAATGAGACGTAGAGTTCTTGGAATGGAAGCCATTCCTCAATTAAGGGCACATTAGAGTATGCTTGGATTTTTCTAAAAGGAaccaacactcacaccaacactcacTGTTCTGTGTGTAAGGATAAGAAAACTGTTTCATTATGGGTGACTGTATGAGAATGAGCTTGTCCTACCAGGGTTTCCATTCAGGAGGTAGTGGGGCTACAGCCACCTCTCTGGCCAGCCATAGGAGCTCTGGCTCCCTCTCAGGGTCAATGCCAATTTGTCTGGCAAAATCATGGATATCTGAGGAGCAATACAGATAAGAAGAATATACCCACAATAAGtatgatattttcaaatcaagacaaaatcccacaaattcaaatatttaagtccataatgcatggagattgattctatgttataaagtgtagctatagcttggacgaacatacaggagtcccaactggaactgtgttgttaatattattattatatattataatattattatatattattaagttattatgtcaatgttataatttagtttttaaatgatggaactgttgtagcttgtagactttatcaatggtggatattaaatgataccatttcagtaacatatattaaagttcagggccggagttcagggccactttttcagcccgggagtttcatgcccaaaattatttttccatcccaatcggcccaaactagagattgacatgagccggcccatcgagaatcctcccgaatctcccgattagccactccggctctgttaaaagttttatccggggtcctaaactgtaacaggtagtatgcgaCAGCTAATGTACCTTGTTCAGATGGGATATAATTCTCATCATAATCCTCTTCCAGGATCAACTGGTCTCCAACTGGTCTCTGAAGGGCATCTGCTGTCATGTTGATTGAACATTAAGAAAAAGATTATGAATAACAGTGCAGTAGACAGATCACCTCGCCATATTGTCTCTAAACTCTCCGTGGTACCGTTCGCTAGGCTAACCTAACTAACTAGCCAATAATAGAATTCCATAGCAATAATAGCGTCCATAGCAACCGTAGCATTCCACACAAAGCAACGTTATACCCAAAATACCCAAATACCCACCATCAGACTGGAGGTTGACTGGATCCATCTGTCTCAGGAcctcgccttgaacatggggctgagcaaggtgtctctgcctctccatgtcagggcctaaatgcaaagcaccaacccagggcacagaggaatgtgtactgttaagatcatcaggtctataagaagggctacagtgccatttgaattcattacaatgttgaagaatatgtcatgtcatattttctgataaaactgatgttttactggtcaggtcatgtgcagaaagctgatggttctgcacctctgccagaccttacaaacaaatgtaataaatgtttttttctacttcatcatgcatggttatttggtttgttgaatacgcatgtaatcttcagtgttacacagtaccagtgtggagtggtccttctacaggggtgttaacatggccgacatctgagggtcccgccgtccttctgtgagggaagggtgctggtccacagggatccgtgtggatcactgtcgcttgggggttgtagggcacacctgaaaatcccacagcaggtaaagtgaaacccagcacgcctcaCAGTGAGGCTCAAAAACCTTGTAAGtctttcccaatgaacaagtgattataagaagggctatggtgccatgtgatgtcattagaatgcttaagaatttgtgatgtcatgttagaaatctgtttctttttaaaaatgtttatttttatttgctttttccatggtcaaagaaataacccatggtctattaattatattatactgtaccatgtgtaaatgtaaaataaagatCTTGACAGTTGacagtagaataaatatacatgttatttttctgaaccttagaaacctactacataaatgtgtatatttaattattatgaataagcctatggaaatccatactcataagaactaaatatactgtcttacatagaagtataaaattatgtacagtatatgaaaatgtatttttctcaccataagttgtaaaacctggtgtgtctatgaagttcttctgttcctgctcaggccttggctggtcggTTCTCCTGTGGAAAAAACTCATTCTCGAGATAAAAAattagaaagaatagaaagacagaaagatatAGAACAAATAGAAAGATCTGCGATTGTAAATTAGATATtatttgtaagatttgtaaTGTTTGTAAGTATTGTAAATCACAGCAAAATGTCGTGCGACTActtctcagcttttcagcatcgaaattgaaatccaaacattctaatccaaacattccaaagttgagtagcacgtcatatcacaatttcctatttttttaactaaaacaccaaatcagccaggctgctacaataacctgatgcagcctggcttgtacccaaagggttcataccagagaccgtatatatatcagtagcgaaccgtgaccattaaaagtgggcccccctttcctaattaactgcaataaaaataaaataaaaaaactgagacgacagtacagctttagaaacgcaataaacaataatatctgtactagataactttttaagcaaaataaggttccaacaaaataaggtccaCAACTCCGTGTTCCTCCTTGTAAACAACTCGCACGTCAGCTAGCgtcaccacagcgggcggaaattatcatacagttaagcccgcccactaagagggaagatatgattggtcaattttactgtcatttgaaactaggtgcacgcaccacttcgtcgtttggtgtaaggatggtaccatatttccggttggtatgcggaagtgcagatgtttatggccgagtctatgaaattcacaaggtgcctgttggagttaccgaagtttaccgtcaacgatgtgcgtcgtattgtcagagcatcaagtacaacgccacagagtaaacttgaaaagggtttcaagttctacgtttcatcctacctctgcaattttgaaggtaagtggctgacgctagttagctagctagactgaggtggcagtctaatgaagtgatgttgtttttagtaacgaaccgacctgtcctagtactagaaatgccttttaaaaacatgtttgtatttctgatggaagtatcaggcaaaagtaaggctaacgagataacagtgagggctcactgctacagatctatgaagaaaacagatacgccacaccagctgagagttggactggttaaaatgacacgagttctgttcagtgtcacgttcaaagttctgttgaacaagttcaaaagttagttcaacacaagttcaatcttttatccttgctcttacttcacgtaagctgtgatagccataggcattggttttcaaagcttacaatggtagccaaatgcagagtagctgagtgggaatcattagcagtctgttttgcctatagtaaacaaatgggagtttattttacagttcgagctattgttatctacctctatgactcaaaagcagaatatagt
This is a stretch of genomic DNA from Brachyhypopomus gauderio isolate BG-103 unplaced genomic scaffold, BGAUD_0.2 sc34, whole genome shotgun sequence. It encodes these proteins:
- the LOC143485508 gene encoding uncharacterized protein LOC143485508, with the translated sequence MSFFHRRTDQPRPEQEQKNFIDTPGFTTYGVPYNPQATVIHTDPCGPAPFPHRRTAGPSDVGHVNTPVEGPLHTGPDMERQRHLAQPHVQGEVLRQMDPVNLQSDADALQRPVGDQLILEEDYDENYIPSEQDIHDFARQIGIDPEREPELLWLAREVAVAPLPPEWKPCQDVTGEVYYFNFSTGQSTWDHPCDEHYRQLVAQERERAHHGRTASAISGSASTGTTKNKEKKKKKKKKEEKKKKEPEGLKAPRLLAPLAPLRGMCDLSVPGLRGSLGNSTDLHPLKSSLGVNSQDEKDGEREEDEKMRPQVAERMMLEPSSPPSSSSLSKPSDGLQEPLKNNSALCWLRPETVRGTASRSSVAEETELDVEEEKTKREEECVCVCECGQLSGLLQEVREEVQREHSRKLEQLSQEHQEQLLTLRHKHLEEESVERERLLRAHLEEKERMQDSHTSQLDQLRLQLDSQLQHTHKTHMQKRARQFLEKETSCLRARQAALRTAHPSPQRSAAGGSAQPLCQESLRTLGRVLQLHEGGFRKRLLLERLLQERLLQRRQL